A genomic window from Streptomyces broussonetiae includes:
- a CDS encoding thiolase C-terminal domain-containing protein → MSRGSRKVAVVGVALSDCGRVPDATAYALHAQAARRALADAGLDRTLVDGLASAGLGTLAPVEVAEYLGLRPTWVDSTSVGGSTWEVMAAHAADAIAAGRANAVLLVYGSTARADIRAGRRTGDLSFGARGPLQFEVPYGHTLIAKYAMAARRHMIEHGTTIEQLAEVAVQARANAALNPQAMFRDPITVDDVLAGPMIADPFTKLHCCIRSDGGAAVLLAAEEYVRDCRTAPVWILGTGEHTSHAAMSQWADFTVSPAAVSGRLAFERAGTGPAEMDFAQIYDAFTYMTLVTLEDLGFCGKGEGGAFVEKGRLLVRGGQLPVNTDGGGLSAQHPGMRGLFLLVEAVRQLRGEAGERQVRGRDGDLPRLGVASGTGGWFCSSGTVVLGRN, encoded by the coding sequence ATGAGTCGCGGGAGCCGGAAGGTCGCCGTGGTCGGTGTGGCCCTGTCCGACTGCGGACGCGTGCCCGATGCCACGGCGTACGCCCTGCACGCCCAGGCCGCCCGGCGCGCTCTCGCCGACGCGGGACTGGACCGCACGCTGGTCGACGGTCTCGCCTCGGCGGGCCTCGGCACGCTGGCCCCGGTCGAGGTCGCCGAGTATCTGGGCCTGCGCCCGACCTGGGTGGACTCCACCTCGGTCGGCGGCTCGACCTGGGAGGTGATGGCGGCGCACGCGGCCGACGCGATCGCGGCGGGCCGCGCGAACGCCGTCCTGCTCGTCTACGGCTCGACGGCCCGGGCGGACATCAGGGCGGGCCGCAGGACGGGTGACCTGTCCTTCGGCGCCCGCGGCCCCCTGCAGTTCGAAGTCCCCTACGGCCATACGCTGATCGCCAAGTACGCGATGGCCGCCCGCCGCCACATGATCGAACACGGCACGACGATCGAGCAGTTGGCCGAGGTCGCGGTGCAGGCCCGGGCCAACGCGGCGCTGAACCCGCAGGCGATGTTCCGCGACCCGATCACGGTGGACGACGTCCTGGCCGGCCCGATGATCGCCGACCCGTTCACCAAGCTGCACTGCTGCATCCGCTCGGACGGCGGCGCGGCGGTGCTGCTGGCGGCCGAGGAGTACGTACGGGACTGCCGTACGGCCCCCGTCTGGATCCTCGGCACCGGAGAGCACACCTCGCACGCGGCGATGTCCCAGTGGGCGGACTTCACGGTGTCACCGGCGGCGGTGAGCGGGCGGCTGGCCTTCGAGCGGGCCGGTACGGGGCCGGCCGAGATGGACTTCGCGCAGATCTACGACGCCTTCACCTATATGACCCTGGTGACCCTGGAGGACCTGGGCTTCTGCGGGAAGGGCGAGGGCGGGGCGTTCGTGGAGAAGGGGCGGCTGCTGGTGCGGGGCGGGCAGCTGCCGGTGAACACGGACGGGGGCGGCCTGTCGGCCCAACACCCGGGGATGCGGGGGCTGTTCCTGCTGGTGGAGGCGGTACGGCAGCTGCGCGGGGAGGCGGGCGAACGGCAGGTGCGGGGCCGGGACGGGGACCTGCCCCGGCTCGGGGTCGCCTCGGGGACGGGGGGATGGTTCTGTTCGTCCGGGACGGTGGTGCTCGGCCGGAACTGA
- a CDS encoding pyridoxamine 5'-phosphate oxidase family protein, whose protein sequence is MALTREEREAFLAEAHVAALAVDSGPGRAPLAVPIWYWYEPGTDLWIMTGQGSRKFGLISAAGRFTLMIDRVEPTVRYVSVEGPVVRTEPATLEGLRQIAARYVPAEKLDAYVDFAWKNHGEQVVVHMRPHRWVSSDLGRM, encoded by the coding sequence ATGGCGTTGACCCGCGAAGAGCGAGAGGCGTTCCTGGCCGAGGCCCACGTCGCCGCGCTGGCGGTGGACTCGGGTCCGGGACGGGCGCCGCTGGCCGTGCCGATCTGGTACTGGTACGAGCCCGGCACCGACCTGTGGATCATGACCGGGCAGGGCTCCCGCAAATTCGGGCTGATCAGCGCGGCGGGCCGGTTCACGCTGATGATCGACCGGGTGGAGCCGACGGTCAGGTACGTGTCGGTGGAGGGCCCGGTGGTGAGGACGGAACCGGCGACGCTCGAGGGGCTGCGGCAGATCGCGGCGCGCTATGTGCCGGCCGAGAAGCTGGACGCCTACGTCGACTTCGCCTGGAAGAACCACGGCGAGCAGGTGGTGGTGCACATGCGTCCGCACAGGTGGGTGTCGTCGGATCTCGGCCGGATGTGA
- a CDS encoding pyridoxine/pyridoxamine 5'-phosphate oxidase, whose amino-acid sequence METDLPALLRSLRVWDAATTTLPAFDPDTAPPTPVLLFTDWFAEAVAAGQPEPHTMSLATVDEAGEPDVRIVMLHGADPDGWSFATHRTSRKGRALAAHPYAALAFYWPVLGRQVRVRGPVTAAPSSESQADLHARSTGALAAALTGRQSEELSSVDELRRASQAAWDRARSNPAEPSSTWTLYRLRPETVEFFQGDPDRRHVRLEYRSTQFGWSRTLLWP is encoded by the coding sequence ATGGAAACCGATCTGCCGGCGCTGCTGAGGTCGCTGCGGGTGTGGGACGCGGCCACGACGACGCTGCCCGCCTTCGACCCGGACACCGCGCCGCCGACGCCCGTGCTCCTGTTCACGGACTGGTTCGCCGAGGCGGTGGCGGCCGGGCAGCCGGAGCCGCACACGATGTCGCTGGCGACCGTGGACGAGGCGGGCGAGCCCGACGTACGGATCGTGATGCTGCACGGCGCCGATCCGGACGGCTGGTCGTTCGCCACGCACCGCACCAGCCGCAAGGGCCGCGCCCTGGCCGCGCACCCGTACGCGGCCCTGGCCTTCTACTGGCCGGTGCTGGGCCGCCAGGTACGGGTGCGCGGGCCGGTGACCGCGGCGCCGTCGAGCGAGAGCCAGGCGGATCTGCACGCACGCTCGACGGGCGCGCTGGCCGCGGCGCTCACGGGCCGGCAGAGCGAGGAACTCTCCTCGGTGGACGAACTGCGCAGGGCGTCGCAGGCAGCCTGGGACCGCGCCCGGTCGAACCCGGCCGAGCCGTCCTCGACCTGGACCCTGTACCGGCTGCGCCCCGAGACGGTGGAGTTCTTCCAGGGCGACCCGGACCGCCGGCACGTACGGCTGGAGTACCGGAGCACGCAGTTCGGCTGGAGCCGGACGCTGCTGTGGCCCTAG
- a CDS encoding nitroreductase family deazaflavin-dependent oxidoreductase produces MAALGVRLVQRVSSTRTFARVAPHVVPALDRTVHRLTRGKVLLSARMLPGVILTATGARSGLPRRTPLACMPEEDGRTWILVGSNFGRTGHPAWTHNLLARPEASISWKGRDITVTARLLTGEERAAVWRAVLAFWPPYAAYQERVTRQIRLFRLTAAP; encoded by the coding sequence ATGGCCGCCCTCGGTGTCCGCCTCGTCCAGCGGGTCTCGTCCACCCGGACCTTCGCCAGGGTCGCCCCGCACGTCGTCCCGGCGCTCGACCGGACGGTCCATCGCCTCACCCGGGGCAAGGTGCTGCTCAGCGCCCGGATGCTGCCGGGGGTGATCCTCACGGCCACGGGCGCCCGCAGTGGCCTGCCCCGCCGCACCCCGCTCGCGTGCATGCCCGAGGAGGACGGCCGGACCTGGATCCTCGTGGGCTCCAACTTCGGCCGGACGGGGCACCCGGCCTGGACCCACAACCTGCTGGCCCGTCCCGAGGCGTCGATCAGCTGGAAGGGCCGGGACATCACGGTCACGGCCCGGTTGCTCACGGGGGAGGAACGGGCGGCGGTCTGGCGGGCGGTCCTGGCGTTCTGGCCGCCGTACGCCGCGTACCAGGAGCGGGTGACGAGGCAGATCCGGCTGTTCCGGCTCACGGCGGCCCCCTGA
- a CDS encoding Lrp/AsnC family transcriptional regulator: MDDMDRKILAELQQDGRLTVTELAARVRLSVSPCHRRLRELERSGAIEGYRAVVDPTALGLNFEALVFVSMRQEDRDTVADFERAVSELEHVLDAQRLFGEPDYLLRIATADLAAFQRLYDDRLAALPGVQRLTSTLVMKHVVRDRPLPA, translated from the coding sequence ATGGACGACATGGACCGGAAAATCCTTGCCGAGCTGCAGCAGGATGGACGGCTGACCGTGACCGAGCTGGCCGCCCGGGTGCGGCTCAGCGTCTCGCCGTGTCACCGGCGGCTGCGCGAGCTGGAGCGCTCCGGCGCCATCGAGGGCTACCGGGCGGTGGTGGACCCGACCGCGCTCGGGCTGAACTTCGAGGCGCTGGTCTTCGTGTCCATGCGGCAGGAGGACCGGGACACGGTCGCCGACTTCGAGCGGGCGGTCAGCGAGCTGGAGCACGTCCTCGACGCCCAGCGGCTGTTCGGCGAGCCCGACTACCTGCTGCGGATCGCCACTGCCGACCTGGCCGCCTTCCAGCGGCTGTACGACGACCGGCTCGCGGCCCTGCCGGGCGTGCAGCGGCTGACGTCGACGCTGGTCATGAAGCACGTCGTACGGGACCGGCCGCTGCCCGCATAG
- a CDS encoding Zn-ribbon domain-containing OB-fold protein yields the protein MNAARHDVPEPDAFTRPYWEAAAGGRLLIRRCAACGRAHHYPREFCPYCWSEDVTWEEASGRAVLYTWSTVHRNDLPPFGERTPYVAAVVDLAEGPRMMTEIVHCADGDLRAGMALRVAYRDGKPVFEPGD from the coding sequence ATGAACGCGGCACGCCACGACGTCCCCGAGCCCGACGCCTTCACGCGGCCCTACTGGGAGGCGGCGGCCGGCGGCCGGCTGCTGATCCGCCGCTGCGCCGCCTGCGGCCGGGCCCACCACTACCCCCGCGAGTTCTGCCCGTACTGCTGGAGCGAGGACGTGACCTGGGAGGAGGCGAGCGGCCGGGCCGTGCTCTACACCTGGTCCACGGTCCACCGCAACGACCTGCCGCCCTTCGGTGAGCGCACGCCGTACGTCGCCGCCGTGGTCGACCTGGCGGAGGGACCGCGGATGATGACGGAGATCGTGCACTGCGCGGACGGCGACCTGAGGGCCGGGATGGCGCTGCGGGTGGCGTACCGGGACGGAAAACCGGTGTTCGAGCCGGGCGACTGA
- a CDS encoding LysE family translocator, whose protein sequence is MNSGLLLSFLAVDLLLVCVPGADWAYVIATALRGRSVPRAVAGLVSGYALHTVLATAGLAVLVAGSPGLLTVLTVAGAGYLLWLGWGVLRRPAVPDASAAPAPSGRLFLRGATISGLNPKGLLLYLSVLPQFLTLHGAHLPVPVQTAAFGLLHMACCAAVYCAVGVLARVLLAARPAAARAVTRTSGAAMLGIGAFLLVERLATL, encoded by the coding sequence ATGAACTCCGGGCTGCTCCTCTCCTTCCTCGCCGTGGACCTGCTGCTGGTGTGCGTGCCGGGCGCCGACTGGGCGTACGTCATCGCGACCGCGCTGCGCGGCCGTTCGGTGCCGCGCGCGGTCGCGGGCCTGGTCTCGGGGTACGCCCTGCACACGGTCCTGGCGACGGCGGGCCTGGCGGTCCTGGTGGCGGGCTCACCCGGGCTGCTGACCGTTCTGACCGTGGCGGGCGCCGGGTATCTGCTGTGGCTGGGCTGGGGCGTGCTGCGGCGGCCGGCGGTGCCGGATGCCAGTGCCGCTCCGGCGCCGTCCGGCAGGCTCTTCCTGCGGGGCGCCACGATCAGCGGCCTGAACCCCAAGGGCCTGCTGCTCTACCTCTCCGTCCTCCCCCAGTTCCTCACCCTGCACGGCGCCCACCTGCCCGTCCCGGTCCAGACGGCCGCCTTCGGCCTGCTCCACATGGCTTGCTGCGCGGCGGTCTACTGCGCAGTCGGCGTGCTGGCCCGCGTCCTGCTGGCCGCGCGGCCGGCGGCGGCCCGGGCGGTGACCCGGACGTCGGGCGCGGCAATGCTGGGGATCGGGGCGTTTCTCCTGGTGGAACGCTTGGCCACGCTCTAG
- a CDS encoding flavin-containing monooxygenase — protein MDHSRSASTQPSSAPDGRPVYVIGAGPGGLAAAYALRARGIRAVVLEKTDGVGASWRGHYDRLRLHTTRRLSGLPGLKIPRKYGRWVARDDVVRYLEKYAEHHELEIVTGVEVFRVERSGDGTGWLLHASGGRELTGSAVVVATGYNHTPRLPGWPGGEGYTGELLHSGDYREAGPYTGRDVLVVGIGNTGAEIAVDLVEGGAARVRLAVRTAPHILRRSTLGWAAQYTGVLVRRLPVGLVDRLAGPLAKASVPDLAAHGLPRPDTGLYSRVKQGAIPVQDVGLVDAVRGGRVEIVAAVEAFEGGKVVLADGTRISPDAVIAATGYSPALESLVGHLDVLDGRGRPLVHGGRAPAPAPGLYFTGFTNPISGMFREMALDAGRIARAVAGQLRPQQ, from the coding sequence ATGGACCACTCACGTTCCGCTTCCACCCAGCCCTCCTCCGCCCCCGACGGCCGCCCGGTCTACGTCATCGGCGCGGGCCCGGGCGGCCTTGCCGCCGCGTACGCGCTGCGGGCCCGGGGCATACGGGCCGTGGTCCTGGAGAAGACCGACGGGGTGGGCGCGTCCTGGCGGGGCCACTACGACCGCCTCCGGCTGCACACCACCCGGCGGCTGTCCGGCCTGCCCGGCCTCAAGATCCCCCGAAAGTACGGGCGTTGGGTGGCCCGGGACGACGTGGTGCGATACCTGGAGAAGTACGCCGAGCACCACGAGCTGGAGATCGTCACCGGGGTGGAGGTCTTCCGCGTCGAGCGGAGCGGGGACGGCACCGGCTGGCTGCTGCACGCCTCCGGCGGGCGCGAGCTGACCGGCAGCGCGGTGGTCGTCGCCACCGGCTACAACCACACCCCGCGCCTGCCCGGCTGGCCGGGCGGCGAGGGCTACACCGGGGAGTTGCTGCACTCGGGCGACTACCGCGAGGCGGGGCCGTACACGGGCCGGGACGTACTGGTCGTCGGGATCGGCAACACCGGCGCGGAGATCGCCGTGGACCTGGTCGAGGGGGGCGCCGCGCGGGTGCGGCTGGCCGTGCGGACCGCCCCGCACATCCTGCGCCGCTCGACGCTCGGCTGGGCGGCCCAGTACACGGGCGTGCTGGTACGGCGGCTGCCGGTGGGCCTCGTGGACCGGCTGGCCGGACCGCTGGCGAAGGCGAGCGTGCCGGACCTCGCGGCGCATGGGCTGCCGCGTCCGGACACCGGCCTGTACAGCAGGGTGAAGCAGGGGGCGATCCCGGTGCAGGACGTCGGCCTGGTCGACGCCGTGCGCGGGGGCCGGGTGGAGATCGTGGCCGCCGTCGAGGCGTTCGAGGGCGGCAAGGTGGTCCTCGCCGACGGCACCCGGATCTCGCCGGACGCCGTGATCGCGGCGACGGGATACAGCCCGGCACTGGAGAGCCTGGTCGGGCATCTCGACGTCCTCGACGGGCGCGGCAGGCCCCTCGTGCACGGCGGCCGGGCGCCCGCCCCGGCGCCCGGCCTGTACTTCACGGGGTTCACCAATCCGATCAGCGGGATGTTCCGGGAGATGGCGCTCGACGCAGGAAGGATCGCGCGGGCGGTCGCCGGGCAGCTGCGCCCCCAGCAGTGA
- a CDS encoding DoxX family membrane protein has protein sequence MDSIGMDGPHWLAVLRIGLGVWWLESWRHKDKKAWFERGSGIAWAAGIAEKHRWAPVRSGFEAMVKPRPRLMAYVVAYAELSLGLGLILGFLTPVALVGGLLLNALYFVLMIHDWAEQGQNSMMALICVVAFFGMSWQTWSLDAWLGWF, from the coding sequence ATGGACTCCATAGGGATGGACGGCCCCCACTGGCTGGCGGTGCTGCGGATCGGCCTCGGGGTGTGGTGGCTGGAGAGCTGGCGGCACAAGGACAAGAAGGCCTGGTTCGAGCGGGGCAGCGGCATCGCGTGGGCGGCGGGAATCGCGGAGAAACACCGCTGGGCGCCGGTACGGTCCGGCTTCGAGGCGATGGTGAAACCGCGCCCGAGGCTGATGGCGTACGTCGTCGCCTACGCCGAACTCTCCCTCGGCCTCGGCCTGATCCTCGGCTTCCTGACCCCGGTGGCGCTGGTCGGCGGCCTGCTGCTGAACGCGCTCTACTTCGTCCTGATGATCCACGACTGGGCGGAACAGGGTCAGAACTCGATGATGGCGCTGATCTGTGTGGTCGCCTTCTTCGGCATGTCCTGGCAGACCTGGTCGCTCGACGCCTGGCTCGGGTGGTTCTGA
- a CDS encoding acyl-CoA dehydrogenase family protein, whose protein sequence is MDTRLTAEQDGIRRTLRELLHKRCGSPELRTAVDNPAGYDPQLWSALADQLGLPGLALPERYGGVGCSVTELALACEETGRALAPSPLLATSVLAAPLVLALGTRAQCAELLPRLAAGGLTAALAVAGPALAGALALTGGNERYAAGGGRAGGVQARRAADGWLLYGQADQVLDGHSAGLLLVAAHTGGFARSRTRLFLVPAQASGLLCVRQTALDPTRSQARIQLRNVRAELLGEEEADERAVLAALAALGDGVATVLACEAVGAAGRVLERTVEYVGQREQFGRPVGSFQAVKHRLADVYVALQAARSAAYYAAWATAHGEHVGGLALAQALEALRTAAAEGIQLHGGIGFTWEHDAHLYFKRAAGDELLFGPPHRLRDRAAETSGLFAHGEVAV, encoded by the coding sequence ATGGACACGCGCCTCACCGCCGAGCAGGACGGGATCCGCCGCACCCTGCGCGAACTGCTGCACAAGCGCTGCGGCTCGCCGGAGCTGCGGACCGCCGTCGACAACCCGGCCGGATACGACCCCCAGCTGTGGTCGGCCCTCGCCGACCAGCTCGGCCTGCCGGGGCTCGCCCTGCCCGAGCGGTACGGCGGTGTCGGCTGCTCGGTCACCGAACTGGCCCTCGCCTGCGAGGAGACCGGCCGGGCCCTCGCCCCCTCCCCGCTGCTGGCCACCTCCGTCCTAGCCGCCCCGCTGGTCCTCGCCCTGGGGACGCGGGCCCAGTGCGCCGAACTGCTGCCCCGGCTGGCCGCCGGCGGCCTCACCGCCGCCCTCGCCGTCGCGGGGCCCGCCCTCGCCGGCGCGCTCGCCCTGACCGGCGGGAACGAGCGGTACGCCGCCGGTGGCGGGCGCGCCGGAGGCGTCCAGGCCAGGCGCGCGGCGGACGGCTGGCTGCTGTACGGACAGGCCGACCAGGTGCTGGACGGGCACAGCGCGGGCCTGCTGCTCGTCGCCGCGCACACCGGCGGGTTCGCCCGGTCCCGCACGCGCCTGTTCCTGGTCCCGGCGCAGGCGTCCGGCCTGCTGTGCGTCCGGCAGACCGCCCTCGATCCGACCCGCAGCCAGGCGCGGATCCAACTGCGGAACGTGCGCGCCGAGTTGCTGGGCGAGGAGGAGGCGGACGAGCGGGCCGTCCTCGCGGCCCTCGCCGCCCTCGGGGACGGCGTCGCCACCGTGCTCGCCTGCGAGGCGGTCGGGGCGGCGGGCCGGGTGCTGGAGCGGACCGTGGAGTACGTCGGACAGCGCGAGCAGTTCGGGCGGCCCGTCGGCTCCTTCCAGGCGGTCAAGCACCGGCTGGCCGACGTGTACGTGGCGCTGCAGGCGGCCCGGTCCGCCGCCTACTACGCCGCCTGGGCGACGGCGCACGGCGAGCACGTGGGCGGGCTGGCGCTCGCACAGGCCCTGGAGGCGCTGCGGACGGCCGCCGCCGAGGGCATCCAGCTGCACGGCGGGATCGGCTTCACCTGGGAGCACGACGCCCACCTCTACTTCAAACGGGCGGCCGGCGACGAGCTGCTGTTCGGGCCGCCGCACCGGCTGCGGGACCGGGCCGCCGAGACCTCCGGGCTCTTCGCGCACGGGGAGGTGGCCGTCTGA
- a CDS encoding IS701 family transposase gives MGGDLADVRLWAGELEAVHERFVHRFSRSEPRESALAYMRGLIAPLQRKNGWTLAEEAGHAGPDRIHRMLNRIEWDADEVLDDVRQYVIDHLGDPNAVLVVDDTGFLKKGTRSAGVQRQYSGTAGRTENCQVGVFLAYATDRGRTLIDRRLYLPTSWTDDRERCRRAGIDDEVTFETKVAMAKAMVRRAIADKIPFRWVTADAAYGFSKGWRSELERADVFHVMATTRHDTVVTRWAIDHPVHDLFNGLARQKWKRRSCGNGAHGLRIYDWARVEVRPWHRPDRRHWVIARRSVARPQEISYYIAYCPAETTLDDLIRVAGSRWAIEECFQSAKQECGLDDYQVRRYPGWHRHMTLAMAAHACLTVLRARELDAGKAETDPPSSSTSASPKYDV, from the coding sequence ATGGGTGGGGACCTTGCTGATGTCAGGTTGTGGGCGGGTGAACTGGAAGCCGTACATGAGCGGTTCGTGCACCGTTTCAGCAGGTCGGAGCCGCGGGAGTCGGCACTGGCTTATATGCGGGGCCTGATCGCTCCGCTGCAGCGCAAGAACGGCTGGACGCTGGCTGAGGAAGCCGGCCACGCAGGCCCGGACCGCATCCACCGGATGCTGAACCGGATCGAGTGGGACGCCGATGAGGTGCTCGACGACGTGCGCCAGTACGTCATCGACCACCTTGGCGACCCGAACGCCGTCCTGGTCGTGGACGACACGGGCTTCTTGAAGAAGGGAACGCGGTCGGCCGGGGTGCAGCGGCAGTACTCCGGCACCGCCGGGCGGACGGAGAACTGCCAGGTAGGCGTCTTCCTCGCCTATGCAACCGACCGCGGGCGGACACTGATCGACCGGCGTCTGTATCTGCCCACCTCCTGGACCGATGACCGCGAAAGGTGCCGCAGGGCCGGCATCGACGATGAGGTCACCTTCGAGACGAAGGTGGCCATGGCCAAGGCGATGGTCCGCCGTGCCATCGCGGATAAGATTCCGTTCCGGTGGGTGACCGCGGATGCCGCCTACGGCTTTTCCAAGGGCTGGCGATCCGAGTTGGAACGGGCGGACGTCTTCCACGTCATGGCCACCACCCGGCACGACACCGTGGTCACTCGCTGGGCGATCGACCATCCCGTCCACGACCTGTTCAACGGCCTGGCCCGGCAGAAATGGAAGCGCCGTTCCTGCGGCAATGGGGCTCACGGCCTGCGGATCTACGACTGGGCCCGCGTCGAGGTGCGGCCCTGGCACCGACCCGATCGCCGCCACTGGGTGATCGCCCGCCGCAGCGTCGCCCGCCCTCAGGAGATCTCCTACTACATCGCCTACTGCCCCGCCGAGACCACGCTGGATGACCTGATCCGTGTCGCGGGCAGCAGGTGGGCCATCGAGGAATGCTTCCAGAGCGCCAAGCAGGAATGCGGCCTGGACGACTACCAGGTCCGCCGCTACCCCGGCTGGCACCGACACATGACCCTGGCCATGGCCGCTCACGCCTGCCTGACCGTCCTGCGAGCCCGCGAGCTGGATGCCGGGAAAGCAGAAACGGATCCTCCCAGCTCATCCACCTCAGCCTCGCCGAAATACGACGTCTGA
- a CDS encoding TetR family transcriptional regulator: MRTVDGRVAGRRGQATRQKLLDCLSEMLSSSPYRDVKVIDVARKAGTSPATFYQYFPDVEGAVLEIAEQMATEGAGLTELLEGRSWAGKTGWQTAQELVDGFLEFWRRNDAILRVVDLGAAEGDKRFYKIRMKILNSVNNSLADSIAELQAKGRVDKDVNPAAVAGSLVAMLAAVAAHQKGFSSWGVKQAELRPNLALLVHLGVTGKKPTR, translated from the coding sequence GTGCGTACCGTCGACGGCCGCGTGGCCGGCCGGCGTGGGCAGGCGACCCGGCAGAAGCTGCTCGACTGCCTCAGTGAGATGCTCAGCTCCTCCCCGTACCGGGATGTCAAGGTCATCGATGTCGCCCGGAAGGCGGGCACTTCGCCCGCGACCTTCTATCAGTACTTCCCCGACGTCGAAGGCGCCGTCCTGGAGATCGCCGAGCAAATGGCGACCGAGGGCGCCGGATTGACCGAACTGCTCGAAGGGCGGTCCTGGGCCGGGAAGACCGGATGGCAGACGGCACAGGAACTCGTGGACGGGTTCCTGGAGTTCTGGCGCCGCAACGACGCCATCCTCAGAGTCGTCGACCTCGGCGCGGCCGAGGGGGACAAACGGTTCTACAAGATCCGGATGAAGATCCTGAACTCGGTGAACAACTCCCTCGCGGATTCCATCGCCGAGCTGCAGGCCAAGGGCAGAGTCGACAAGGACGTGAACCCGGCGGCGGTGGCCGGCTCACTGGTCGCGATGCTCGCGGCGGTGGCGGCCCACCAGAAGGGCTTCTCGTCCTGGGGCGTGAAGCAGGCCGAACTCAGGCCGAACCTGGCGCTGCTGGTGCATCTGGGTGTGACCGGCAAGAAGCCGACCAGGTAA
- a CDS encoding GNAT family N-acetyltransferase, protein MNPEQWYLTEDLDEFLARAGDFLHSRPALHTVPLTVTHALRRRGLHVYGPEAPLFGLLYGGDGADPIRAVLLHTPPFPVHVTPLAQDGTDALVARLADLDRPVPGISATRETAAAFAAAWQRRTGPAGTVGPRQQQRLYRLEELTHPEPGPEGRARIADSTDRELLARWYVAFHEAVGARHAQDPAEWADARLAHAGVTLWETADGTPVSMAGTTPQVAGQVRLAPVYTPAELRGRGYAGAVTAEASRAAREAGAAEVVLFTDLANPTSNGLYRRIGYRPVADFAVWEFDDRT, encoded by the coding sequence ATGAACCCGGAGCAGTGGTATCTCACCGAAGACCTCGACGAATTCCTCGCCCGTGCGGGCGACTTCCTGCACTCCCGCCCGGCGCTGCACACGGTCCCGCTGACGGTGACGCATGCGCTGCGCCGCCGTGGCCTGCACGTCTACGGCCCCGAAGCCCCCCTCTTCGGCCTGCTGTACGGCGGCGACGGCGCGGATCCCATCCGGGCGGTCCTGTTGCACACCCCGCCCTTCCCCGTCCATGTCACCCCGCTCGCCCAGGACGGGACGGACGCGCTGGTGGCCCGCCTCGCGGACCTGGACCGCCCCGTCCCAGGGATCTCCGCGACGCGGGAGACGGCGGCGGCCTTCGCCGCGGCGTGGCAGCGGCGGACGGGGCCGGCCGGCACGGTCGGGCCGCGGCAGCAGCAACGGCTCTACCGGCTCGAGGAGTTGACACACCCGGAGCCCGGGCCCGAGGGGCGCGCGCGGATCGCGGACAGCACGGACCGCGAGCTGCTGGCCCGCTGGTACGTCGCCTTCCACGAGGCCGTCGGAGCGCGGCACGCACAGGACCCGGCCGAGTGGGCCGATGCCCGCCTCGCCCATGCCGGCGTCACCCTCTGGGAGACGGCCGACGGCACGCCCGTCTCCATGGCAGGGACCACCCCGCAGGTCGCCGGCCAGGTCCGCCTCGCCCCGGTCTACACTCCGGCCGAGCTGCGCGGACGCGGCTACGCGGGCGCGGTCACGGCGGAGGCGAGCCGGGCCGCGCGCGAGGCGGGCGCCGCCGAGGTCGTCCTCTTCACCGACCTCGCCAACCCGACGAGCAACGGCCTGTACCGGCGGATCGGCTACCGTCCGGTGGCGGACTTCGCGGTGTGGGAGTTCGACGACAGGACCTAG
- a CDS encoding VOC family protein — translation MDAQLADVEAGKRFYGELFGWTFEDAYGSSVWARLAGEPVASLAPKLDGRMPTVWTVSFATPDAVALGRRITAAGGQLVMAPFLVGDLGVAALAADPEGAVFGLWQPGSHRGFGRRHEPGSFVWAQLYTRDTAAANAFYGGLFHDALFGAGARPDFGRAPVTEVFPAEMPPHFLAHFRVADLDDALGAVQRLGGRVQAPPFETSYGHVAVVTDNQGASFALLRR, via the coding sequence GTGGACGCCCAGCTCGCCGACGTCGAGGCGGGCAAGCGGTTCTACGGTGAGCTTTTCGGGTGGACCTTCGAGGACGCGTACGGCTCCTCGGTGTGGGCCCGGCTGGCGGGGGAGCCGGTCGCCTCGCTGGCCCCCAAGCTGGACGGCCGTATGCCCACCGTCTGGACGGTCTCCTTCGCCACCCCGGACGCCGTGGCCCTCGGCCGGCGGATCACCGCGGCCGGCGGGCAGCTGGTCATGGCCCCGTTCCTGGTGGGCGACCTCGGGGTGGCCGCCCTCGCTGCCGACCCCGAGGGCGCGGTGTTCGGGCTGTGGCAGCCGGGCAGCCACCGCGGCTTCGGGCGGCGGCACGAGCCCGGCAGCTTCGTCTGGGCCCAGCTGTACACGCGCGACACGGCCGCCGCCAACGCCTTCTACGGCGGTCTCTTCCATGACGCCCTGTTCGGTGCGGGAGCCCGGCCCGACTTCGGCCGGGCTCCCGTCACCGAGGTCTTCCCGGCCGAGATGCCCCCGCACTTCCTCGCGCACTTCCGGGTCGCCGACCTGGACGACGCCCTCGGGGCCGTCCAGCGCCTCGGCGGCCGGGTGCAGGCGCCGCCCTTCGAGACGTCGTACGGGCATGTGGCCGTCGTCACCGACAATCAGGGGGCGTCGTTCGCACTTCTGCGACGCTGA